One genomic window of Candidatus Omnitrophota bacterium includes the following:
- a CDS encoding glycosyltransferase family 2 protein, with amino-acid sequence MRSVSFVFPMFNEADNIRTTIKRASDLAGKMRVDYEIIVVDDASTDGSADMVSAIAGADRHIRLIRLKKNTKFGGALREGLKNASKDAVLYTDSDLPAREEDMKKAVELLDEADIVTAYSLVLKDASLKRIIMSKVYNFLVRVLFHLDIRDINSGLKVYKREAISGLDLRSKSPFIDVEIFAEAIKKNYRIRQFGLIFELRTGGRSTISRPAIVARTFWDMLAYKFSSKRS; translated from the coding sequence ATGAGGAGCGTATCGTTCGTCTTTCCCATGTTCAACGAGGCCGACAATATCAGGACGACGATAAAGCGGGCGTCGGACCTTGCCGGCAAGATGCGCGTCGATTACGAGATCATAGTCGTCGATGATGCCTCCACCGATGGAAGCGCCGATATGGTGAGCGCCATTGCCGGGGCCGACCGGCACATAAGATTGATACGGCTTAAAAAGAATACGAAGTTCGGCGGGGCTCTCAGGGAGGGGCTGAAGAACGCCTCGAAGGATGCCGTCCTGTACACGGATTCCGATCTCCCGGCGCGGGAAGAGGATATGAAGAAGGCCGTGGAGCTCCTGGATGAAGCGGATATAGTAACGGCGTATAGCCTGGTACTCAAGGACGCAAGCTTGAAACGCATCATCATGTCCAAGGTATACAACTTCCTCGTCCGCGTTCTGTTCCATCTCGATATACGGGATATCAATTCAGGCCTCAAGGTATATAAGAGAGAGGCGATCTCGGGCCTCGACCTCAGGTCCAAGAGCCCGTTCATAGACGTTGAGATATTCGCCGAAGCGATCAAGAAAAATTACAGGATAAGGCAATTCGGCCTCATCTTCGAACTCCGTACCGGCGGCAGGTCCACCATATCGCGTCCCGCCATCGTGGCGCGCACGTTCTGGGATATGCTGGCATATAAATTCTCCTCCAAAAGGTCATGA
- a CDS encoding ChbG/HpnK family deacetylase encodes MKRLIVTADDFGLTRSINEGIVKACREGIVTNINVLPSGGAFGDAVRLLQELKPKDIGAHLSLTETDAVSDPGKIPALVTRGSRFHKDHNLFFMKFKLGMIHRHDICTELERQLRMAESIGIPISNLSSHEHIHMMPKLFDIFVALAKEHGIPALRMPADDTYAAGLSPAKIAKRMIVACFAPGMERRLRAGGIRYAEHFAGFLDSGRLREEALLGILASLKDGTTELVTHPGFIGPEVISRYRFHLNSEYELYALTGKRAKDALKTEGIKLSTYGEFVSGTGA; translated from the coding sequence ATGAAACGACTTATAGTCACAGCCGACGATTTCGGGCTCACCAGGAGCATAAACGAAGGTATCGTAAAGGCCTGCCGGGAGGGCATAGTCACCAATATAAACGTCCTACCCTCGGGCGGCGCTTTCGGCGATGCCGTGCGGTTGTTGCAGGAGCTGAAGCCGAAGGATATAGGGGCCCATCTCTCTTTGACCGAGACGGATGCCGTCTCCGACCCCGGCAAGATACCCGCCCTTGTCACAAGGGGCAGCAGGTTCCATAAAGACCACAACCTATTTTTTATGAAGTTCAAGCTGGGGATGATACACCGCCACGATATATGCACCGAGCTTGAGCGGCAGCTCCGTATGGCTGAGAGCATAGGCATACCGATCTCGAACCTCAGCAGTCACGAGCATATCCACATGATGCCGAAACTTTTCGATATCTTTGTCGCCCTGGCGAAGGAGCACGGCATACCGGCGCTGAGGATGCCCGCCGACGATACATATGCGGCCGGGTTATCACCCGCGAAGATAGCCAAACGTATGATCGTCGCCTGTTTCGCCCCGGGCATGGAGAGACGGCTCAGGGCCGGAGGCATCCGTTACGCGGAGCACTTTGCAGGATTTCTCGATTCGGGCCGTCTGCGCGAAGAGGCGCTCCTCGGCATCCTGGCGTCCCTTAAAGACGGGACGACCGAGCTTGTTACGCATCCCGGTTTCATAGGCCCGGAAGTCATATCTCGGTATAGGTTCCATCTCAACAGCGAATATGAACTTTATGCGCTCACCGGTAAACGCGCAAAGGATGCCTTAAAGACGGAAGGGATAAAGCTGAGCACGTATGGCGAATTCGTTTCAGGGACCGGCGCCTAA
- a CDS encoding tetratricopeptide repeat protein — MANSFQGPAPKFLKALILLAFISIIIYSNSLGGEFIWDDELFVVRNISIRKLENIPSFFTDPSTVALGALAKDVYRPFTTVSYSLDYFLWRLNAFGYHLSNVLLHSCNGILVCVLLWLISGNFLVAFFSALLFLAHPVQTEVVSWVSGRSSVLFTFFYLASLISYVRYSASSKKRFLALSIASCAIALFSKEMAVTLPLAIILYDVHFAGKKGWKPRALVYAPYFALAAFYVITRSAMLGRVSQMGWWGESPYYTFLTMLKVVVDYVRVLFLPTKLYAVFYLMPLSTSVVEKDVLVAIALLVLACAALLAAYRRERLISFAMGWFFISLLPVLNIVPLKALEAERFLYLPSIGFCIFLAAMMEKFTRGSDGRAGRRRLIAIVAAVLIASAYSVRTMERNEDWKNAVAICEKNIEVTPLNSWVFNSLGTYLTEKGDYEKALRYLKKAEVISGGFYITYNNLGHCYLKMGKVDRAIEEFRVSISLKPDFVESRNALGVAYASAGRYDEAAAEFEEARKINPEFLNTYLNIGRIWEKRGEYDKARAQYYRIIAKAKEKREAAVAYMRIGDTYAETKDAISALDHYKRSLAVCDRSSEDIRQVVEGKMRELK, encoded by the coding sequence ATGGCGAATTCGTTTCAGGGACCGGCGCCTAAATTCCTGAAGGCGTTGATACTGCTTGCCTTCATATCCATCATCATCTATTCCAACTCTCTCGGCGGCGAGTTCATATGGGATGATGAGCTCTTCGTTGTGCGGAATATCTCCATAAGGAAGCTCGAAAATATCCCGTCCTTCTTCACCGACCCGTCTACCGTTGCCCTGGGCGCCCTGGCGAAAGACGTCTACAGGCCGTTCACCACCGTATCTTACTCGCTGGACTATTTCTTATGGAGGTTGAACGCGTTCGGTTATCACCTCTCCAATGTGCTCTTGCATTCGTGTAACGGCATACTCGTATGTGTCCTCCTCTGGCTCATATCCGGCAATTTTCTGGTCGCCTTCTTCAGCGCGCTCCTGTTCCTGGCGCATCCCGTTCAGACGGAGGTCGTTTCGTGGGTATCGGGCCGCTCGAGCGTCCTCTTCACCTTCTTTTATCTGGCCTCGCTCATCTCTTATGTCAGGTATTCGGCTTCTTCGAAGAAGAGGTTCCTGGCCCTGTCGATCGCATCCTGCGCAATAGCCCTCTTCTCGAAAGAGATGGCCGTTACGCTGCCCCTTGCCATCATCCTGTACGACGTCCATTTTGCCGGGAAGAAGGGATGGAAGCCGAGGGCCCTCGTATATGCGCCTTACTTTGCCCTGGCCGCTTTCTACGTCATAACGAGGTCCGCCATGCTCGGACGGGTGAGCCAGATGGGGTGGTGGGGAGAGAGCCCGTACTACACATTCCTTACGATGCTCAAGGTCGTCGTCGATTATGTGAGGGTGCTCTTCCTCCCGACGAAGTTGTATGCCGTATTCTACCTGATGCCGCTCTCCACATCCGTCGTGGAGAAGGACGTCCTGGTCGCCATAGCCCTCCTAGTCCTCGCCTGCGCGGCGCTCCTGGCGGCATACAGGCGCGAGCGGCTGATATCGTTTGCAATGGGATGGTTCTTCATATCGCTCCTGCCGGTGCTTAACATAGTCCCTCTCAAGGCGCTCGAGGCGGAGCGTTTCCTGTATCTGCCGTCGATAGGGTTCTGTATATTCCTTGCGGCCATGATGGAAAAGTTCACCCGCGGCAGTGACGGCCGGGCCGGCCGGAGACGGCTTATCGCTATCGTCGCGGCAGTGCTCATAGCGTCGGCGTACTCCGTCAGGACGATGGAGAGGAACGAGGACTGGAAGAATGCCGTTGCGATATGCGAGAAGAATATAGAGGTGACACCGCTCAACTCCTGGGTCTTCAATTCGCTGGGCACATATCTGACCGAAAAGGGCGATTACGAAAAGGCGCTCAGGTACCTGAAGAAGGCGGAGGTCATATCGGGCGGTTTCTATATAACGTACAATAACCTGGGCCACTGCTATCTGAAGATGGGAAAGGTCGACCGGGCGATAGAAGAGTTCAGGGTATCGATATCGTTAAAGCCGGATTTCGTGGAGTCGAGGAACGCCCTCGGCGTCGCCTACGCGAGCGCCGGAAGGTACGATGAGGCGGCCGCGGAATTCGAGGAAGCCCGTAAGATAAACCCGGAATTCCTGAATACCTACCTCAACATAGGGCGCATCTGGGAGAAGAGGGGCGAATACGATAAGGCGCGCGCCCAGTATTACCGGATCATAGCAAAGGCAAAGGAGAAGAGGGAGGCCGCGGTGGCGTACATGCGTATCGGCGATACCTACGCCGAGACAAAAGACGCCATAAGTGCTCTCGATCACTATAAGAGATCGCTTGCGGTATGCGACCGTTCCTCCGAAGACATACGGCAGGTGGTGGAGGGGAAGATGAGAGAACTGAAGTAG
- the smpB gene encoding SsrA-binding protein SmpB, which produces MADKVVATNRQARYNYTILESFEAGLELKGTEVKSLRSGQAALKDSFARVEGNELFLYNMHIPPYEFGNRANVDPVRPRKLLLHKSQIRRLIGDIASKRVALIPLKLYFTRGIAKVELAVAKGKKTYDKRETIRRRETERELRRAMHDKV; this is translated from the coding sequence ATGGCGGATAAGGTCGTCGCAACAAACAGACAGGCGCGGTATAATTATACCATCCTGGAGAGCTTTGAGGCGGGGCTTGAACTTAAGGGTACCGAGGTAAAGTCCCTAAGGTCGGGCCAGGCGGCCCTGAAGGACAGTTTCGCCAGGGTTGAAGGTAATGAACTTTTCCTGTATAATATGCATATACCGCCTTACGAATTCGGCAACAGGGCCAACGTCGATCCGGTAAGGCCCAGGAAACTCCTTCTGCATAAAAGCCAAATAAGGCGGCTCATCGGGGATATTGCCTCTAAACGCGTTGCATTGATACCTCTGAAATTATACTTTACGCGCGGTATCGCCAAGGTGGAGCTTGCCGTCGCAAAAGGGAAGAAAACGTACGATAAACGCGAAACGATACGCCGCCGCGAGACAGAACGCGAGCTGCGGCGGGCTATGCACGATAAGGTCTAA
- a CDS encoding N-acetylmuramoyl-L-alanine amidase: MICGLIALAGCAGPSSYIRLDPSLSKDIRTFDSIQYVPLTRLCDTYGLRCAWDQFTSTAVIERNGKRVVVRAGSKVGLVNGEERSLEKPVLITGGTAFVPVSFVKSSFGEIISVQPPPPVEVRRKFSIRTVVVDAGHGGKDRGATGRRLRLKEKDLTLAMAKKLRDRLEANGIRVIMTRSDDTFIPLPRRAEIANRAGADLFVSVHVNASRSRSLRGFECYYLSNATDDNARAVAALENAPLSMEEGTMLAHSKALDKTLWDMALTENRQESAELAGYICKAVGDSLAMKDRGTRSARFYVLKGTRMPAVLVEMGYISNRYEELKLKDGQYVDKMIDAVTQGILSYKREFERTEGFTEI, translated from the coding sequence ATGATCTGCGGACTTATCGCCCTGGCCGGGTGCGCCGGGCCGTCATCATATATCAGGCTCGACCCATCCCTGTCGAAAGATATACGGACATTCGACAGCATCCAGTATGTCCCGCTAACGCGGCTGTGCGATACCTACGGGCTTAGGTGCGCGTGGGACCAGTTCACCTCTACCGCCGTCATCGAGAGGAACGGCAAACGGGTCGTGGTGCGGGCAGGCAGTAAGGTCGGTCTCGTCAACGGGGAGGAGAGGTCGCTCGAAAAGCCGGTGCTGATCACCGGCGGCACGGCCTTCGTCCCGGTCTCGTTCGTGAAGAGCAGCTTCGGCGAGATAATATCGGTCCAGCCGCCACCGCCTGTCGAGGTCCGAAGAAAATTTTCGATAAGGACTGTAGTGGTGGACGCGGGCCACGGCGGGAAGGACAGGGGGGCGACGGGCCGGAGGTTACGCCTCAAGGAGAAGGACCTTACGCTGGCCATGGCCAAAAAGCTGAGAGACAGGCTGGAGGCGAACGGCATACGGGTGATCATGACAAGGAGCGACGATACATTTATACCGCTCCCGCGCAGGGCCGAGATAGCCAACAGGGCGGGCGCCGACCTCTTCGTCAGCGTCCATGTGAACGCATCGCGCTCGCGCTCGCTCAGGGGGTTCGAATGTTATTATCTGTCGAACGCGACCGACGATAACGCGCGGGCCGTGGCGGCGCTGGAGAACGCGCCTCTCAGCATGGAAGAGGGGACGATGCTGGCCCACTCGAAGGCCCTCGACAAGACGTTGTGGGATATGGCGCTGACCGAGAACAGGCAGGAATCGGCCGAGCTCGCCGGATACATATGCAAAGCCGTCGGTGACAGTCTGGCGATGAAGGACAGGGGGACGAGGTCGGCGAGATTTTATGTGCTGAAGGGTACGCGGATGCCGGCGGTGCTGGTAGAGATGGGATATATCAGCAACAGGTATGAGGAGCTGAAGCTGAAGGACGGGCAGTATGTCGACAAGATGATCGACGCCGTCACGCAGGGTATATTGTCGTACAAGAGAGAGTTCGAACGGACGGAAGGATTTACGGAGATATGA
- the murI gene encoding glutamate racemase yields MSDPRPIGVFDSGVGGLTVVAGLERILPGEDIIYFGDTARVPYGTKSKETVTKFSVENVEFLMEHNVKLVVVACNTASSLSLDFLKRCFKVPVTGVIEPGARGAASVTRNNRVGVIGTNATVSSGSYEKAIRRINPRISFYGQSCPLFVPLVEEGWTGKKVTREIAALYLSALRKKGIDTLILGCTHYPLLKDVIKDVMGKGVLLIDSAREVAMEAKDILDAGGILNRSGKTGRYKFFVSDEPARFVKMGERFLRKRIECAKRAV; encoded by the coding sequence ATGAGCGATCCCAGGCCCATAGGCGTCTTTGATTCGGGTGTAGGCGGACTTACGGTCGTGGCTGGGCTCGAGCGGATATTGCCGGGAGAGGATATCATATATTTCGGCGACACGGCACGCGTGCCGTACGGGACCAAATCGAAAGAGACGGTGACGAAGTTCTCGGTCGAGAATGTTGAGTTCCTGATGGAGCATAACGTAAAGCTCGTCGTGGTGGCCTGCAATACGGCTTCGTCGCTCTCGCTCGATTTTCTAAAACGGTGTTTCAAGGTCCCGGTCACAGGCGTGATAGAACCCGGCGCCAGGGGCGCGGCCAGCGTTACCAGGAATAACAGGGTGGGTGTCATAGGGACTAATGCGACGGTATCGTCCGGCTCTTACGAGAAGGCGATACGGCGGATCAACCCGCGAATATCGTTCTACGGCCAGAGCTGCCCTCTCTTCGTCCCCCTGGTAGAAGAGGGATGGACGGGCAAAAAGGTGACCCGGGAGATAGCGGCATTATATCTCAGCGCATTAAGGAAGAAGGGGATAGATACTCTCATACTCGGCTGTACGCATTACCCGCTCCTCAAGGATGTGATAAAGGACGTCATGGGTAAAGGCGTCCTCCTTATCGATTCCGCGAGGGAGGTCGCCATGGAGGCGAAGGATATACTAGACGCGGGCGGGATACTTAACCGGTCCGGGAAGACCGGGCGGTACAAATTCTTTGTCAGCGATGAGCCGGCGCGTTTTGTGAAGATGGGCGAGAGGTTCCTGAGAAAGCGGATCGAGTGCGCGAAGAGGGCGGTTTGA
- the queD gene encoding 6-carboxytetrahydropterin synthase QueD: MYEIKVKTTFSAAHNLRNYRGKCELLHGHNWQVEAVFAYETLGKDGLAVDFREAKKVLRGVTERLDHGYLNRAPFFKKTNPTSENIARFIYGRVKAKNGNIRSVSVWENENSCATYSET, translated from the coding sequence ATGTACGAGATAAAAGTGAAGACGACGTTCAGCGCGGCGCACAACCTCAGGAATTACCGCGGCAAGTGCGAACTGCTCCACGGCCACAACTGGCAGGTGGAGGCGGTCTTCGCGTACGAGACGCTCGGCAAAGACGGACTTGCGGTGGATTTCAGGGAAGCGAAGAAAGTCCTGCGCGGCGTAACGGAGAGACTTGACCACGGATATCTGAACAGGGCGCCGTTCTTCAAGAAGACGAATCCCACGTCGGAAAATATAGCCCGTTTCATATACGGACGCGTGAAGGCCAAAAACGGCAATATCAGATCGGTCTCCGTATGGGAGAACGAGAACTCCTGTGCTACATACAGCGAGACATGA
- the queC gene encoding 7-cyano-7-deazaguanine synthase QueC: MKRKAVVLLSGGLDSAVTLFYAAKKGYGCRALAFDYGQRHNKELLSAKRLAGRAGAKLFIVKLALPWKGSSLVDSRIPLPKDRSLTEIEKGIPSTYVPARNTIFLSIAVSYAEAIGAEAIFIGAHFEDSSGYPDCRPEYLKAFDNAARLGTRAGLEGRLRIKSPLIRKTKREIIKLGASLGVPFQSTWSCYSGGRLPCMRCDSCLLRAKGFSAAGMKDPLINR, encoded by the coding sequence ATGAAGCGCAAGGCGGTAGTCCTTTTGTCGGGCGGGCTCGATTCGGCTGTGACGCTCTTTTATGCGGCGAAGAAAGGTTACGGGTGCCGTGCGCTCGCCTTCGATTACGGCCAGCGCCATAATAAGGAGCTGCTATCCGCTAAACGGCTGGCAGGGAGGGCCGGGGCGAAGCTCTTTATCGTGAAACTGGCCCTGCCGTGGAAGGGGTCGAGCCTTGTGGACAGCCGGATCCCCCTCCCGAAAGACAGGAGCTTAACGGAGATCGAAAAGGGGATACCGAGCACTTATGTCCCGGCCAGGAATACGATATTCCTGAGCATAGCCGTCTCTTATGCCGAAGCCATCGGGGCGGAGGCGATATTCATAGGCGCCCATTTTGAGGATTCGAGCGGTTATCCGGATTGCCGGCCGGAGTATCTCAAGGCGTTCGATAATGCGGCGCGGCTTGGTACGAGGGCAGGGCTCGAGGGAAGATTGCGGATAAAGTCTCCGCTTATCCGTAAGACGAAGAGAGAGATCATAAAACTCGGCGCGAGCCTGGGGGTACCGTTCCAGAGCACGTGGTCCTGTTACAGCGGCGGACGCCTGCCGTGCATGCGGTGTGATTCCTGCCTCCTGAGGGCAAAGGGGTTCAGCGCGGCCGGGATGAAGGACCCGCTCATAAACCGGTAG
- a CDS encoding 7-carboxy-7-deazaguanine synthase QueE has product MRIRTAHIKEVFSSIQGEGIFVGARQIFVRFRDCNLRCIFCDERDNMDSRDYSPQELFAEVGRLERMKRPHHSVSLTGGEPLLYTPFLKDFLGFLKRGGIKSYLETNGTLPDKLADIVDQVDIIAMDFKLPSSTGDRPYWDEHREFLNIALKRKVFVKAVVTPTTRTEDIEMSLDIIKKTGEKIPFIIQPVTPLSSSEKKVEKTELLGFLEFALKNKFEDVRIVPQMHKTWGIK; this is encoded by the coding sequence ATGAGGATACGTACGGCGCATATCAAGGAGGTTTTTTCATCTATACAGGGCGAAGGTATATTCGTCGGCGCCAGGCAGATATTCGTCAGGTTCAGGGACTGCAATTTGCGCTGTATATTCTGCGACGAGCGCGATAATATGGATTCGCGGGACTATTCTCCGCAGGAGCTATTCGCAGAGGTGGGGCGCCTCGAGAGGATGAAGAGGCCGCACCACTCGGTATCCCTTACGGGAGGAGAGCCGCTTCTCTATACGCCGTTCCTTAAAGATTTTTTGGGGTTCCTTAAGAGGGGCGGCATCAAATCATACCTGGAGACGAACGGTACGCTGCCGGATAAGCTTGCCGATATAGTGGACCAGGTCGATATCATAGCGATGGATTTCAAATTGCCTTCGTCAACGGGTGACCGCCCTTACTGGGATGAACACAGGGAGTTCCTGAATATAGCCCTCAAGAGGAAGGTCTTCGTGAAGGCCGTCGTCACTCCCACGACCAGGACGGAGGATATCGAAATGTCGCTCGATATAATAAAGAAGACGGGCGAAAAGATACCTTTCATAATACAGCCGGTGACGCCTCTCAGCAGTTCCGAGAAGAAGGTGGAGAAGACGGAGCTCCTCGGGTTTCTCGAATTTGCGCTGAAGAATAAATTTGAAGACGTTAGGATCGTGCCGCAGATGCATAAGACGTGGGGTATTAAATAA
- the queF gene encoding preQ(1) synthase translates to MKRSEYEGLQDKIRHLKTPKIEVWKNSYPDRDYVITIDIPEFTCICPKTGLPDFATIVIRYIPDRWCLELKSLKYYTIFYRDIGIFNENAVNKILDDIVKASGPRWIEVIGEFNARGGIKTTVKAEYGNPPSPRPRAPSL, encoded by the coding sequence ATGAAGAGATCGGAATACGAGGGATTGCAGGATAAGATACGGCACTTGAAGACGCCGAAGATAGAGGTCTGGAAGAACAGTTACCCCGACAGGGATTATGTCATAACGATAGACATACCCGAGTTCACATGTATATGCCCTAAGACGGGTCTTCCGGATTTTGCTACCATAGTCATACGTTATATACCGGACAGGTGGTGTCTCGAGTTGAAATCGCTGAAATATTACACCATATTCTACAGGGATATCGGCATATTCAACGAAAATGCGGTCAATAAAATCCTCGATGATATTGTGAAGGCATCAGGACCTAGGTGGATCGAGGTGATCGGAGAATTCAATGCGCGCGGGGGGATAAAGACGACGGTGAAGGCAGAATACGGGAATCCTCCAAGCCCCAGGCCCCGAGCTCCAAGCCTATGA
- a CDS encoding fumarate hydratase, with translation MREINVAKIRDTVRDLCLKANFELRQDIVRALKAALKKETDGRAKGILKTIIENAKLAGKRRIAICQDTGMAVVFVEVGQGAVIAGGDLEKAVDEGVEEAYRKGYLRKSVVDDPILRNNTRTNAPAVLITDIVRGDNIRITVAPKGFGSENKSAIKMLRPMASTADIKEFVKDVVRQAGPDACPPLVLGIGIGGTFDGAAHLAKKALLRPIDVRNGKGHIARLERELLKEINGMGIGPMGLGGDATVLGVNIIESPTHIAGLPVAVNVSCHATRSASAVL, from the coding sequence ATGAGAGAGATAAACGTTGCAAAAATACGCGACACGGTGCGGGACCTTTGCCTGAAGGCGAATTTCGAGCTGAGGCAGGATATCGTTCGTGCCCTTAAGGCCGCTCTCAAAAAGGAGACGGACGGGCGCGCAAAGGGTATCCTGAAGACGATCATTGAGAACGCAAAGCTGGCCGGGAAGAGACGGATCGCAATATGCCAGGATACGGGCATGGCGGTCGTGTTCGTCGAGGTGGGGCAGGGTGCCGTCATAGCGGGCGGCGACCTTGAGAAGGCGGTCGATGAAGGCGTAGAGGAGGCTTACCGTAAAGGATATCTCAGGAAGTCGGTAGTGGACGACCCCATCCTGAGGAACAATACACGGACCAATGCCCCGGCCGTACTTATCACCGACATAGTGCGCGGAGATAATATAAGGATAACGGTCGCGCCCAAAGGATTCGGCAGCGAGAATAAGAGCGCGATAAAGATGCTCAGGCCCATGGCGTCAACGGCCGATATAAAGGAGTTCGTTAAGGATGTGGTGCGGCAGGCCGGTCCGGATGCGTGTCCGCCGCTCGTCCTGGGCATAGGGATCGGCGGGACGTTCGATGGGGCAGCCCATCTCGCGAAGAAGGCCCTCCTCCGCCCCATAGATGTCAGGAACGGCAAGGGTCACATAGCCAGGCTGGAGAGGGAGCTCCTGAAAGAGATAAACGGTATGGGGATAGGGCCCATGGGCTTAGGAGGCGATGCCACCGTTCTCGGTGTCAATATCATCGAGTCGCCGACCCATATCGCGGGCCTTCCGGTGGCCGTCAACGTCAGCTGTCACGCGACGAGGAGCGCGAGCGCGGTATTATGA
- a CDS encoding Fe-S-containing hydro-lyase gives MKTIRLQTPLDAKTLKGLKAGDEVLLSGTIFTARDAAHKRMADLVKKGKRIPLNLKDAVIYYAGPTPARPGRAIGSCGPTTSSRMDAFTPSLLDLGVRGMIGKGDRSGEVKKAIRKHGCVYFLATGGIGALLSARVKSAKVVLYGDLGPEAVHKLEVSDFPLIVGIDTKGKDVYGEIKRKKK, from the coding sequence ATGAAGACGATAAGACTGCAAACCCCTCTGGACGCAAAGACATTGAAAGGGCTGAAGGCCGGAGACGAAGTCCTGCTGAGCGGCACGATATTTACCGCGCGCGACGCGGCGCACAAAAGGATGGCGGATCTTGTAAAAAAAGGGAAGCGCATCCCGCTGAACCTGAAGGATGCCGTAATATATTATGCCGGCCCGACCCCGGCCCGGCCGGGCCGCGCGATCGGCTCATGCGGCCCGACGACGAGCTCGCGGATGGACGCGTTCACGCCTTCTCTCCTTGATCTGGGCGTGAGGGGCATGATAGGAAAGGGCGACAGGTCGGGAGAGGTGAAGAAGGCGATACGGAAGCACGGATGTGTATATTTTCTGGCGACCGGCGGCATAGGCGCGCTCCTCTCCGCGAGAGTCAAGTCCGCGAAGGTCGTATTGTACGGGGATCTCGGTCCCGAGGCTGTCCATAAGCTCGAGGTCAGCGATTTTCCTCTCATAGTGGGGATAGATACGAAAGGTAAAGATGTATATGGCGAGATCAAACGGAAGAAAAAGTAA
- the rph gene encoding ribonuclease PH yields MARSNGRKSNELRDVKITRDYIEYAEGSCLIEVGSTRVICTASIENTVPPFLKNTGTGWVTAEYGMLPRSCKTRVQREAAKGRLGGRTQEIQRLIGRAMRAVVDMTKLGERTIMLDCDVMQADGGTRCASITGSFISLALALEKMKKDRIVEKVPIADYVAAISVGMIKGEPVLDLDYSEDSRAEVDMNVVMTGAGKFIEVQGTAEREPFSKSEMDHLLGLAKKGTEELIAHQKKVIKGIMR; encoded by the coding sequence ATGGCGAGATCAAACGGAAGAAAAAGTAACGAGTTACGTGATGTTAAGATAACCAGGGACTATATAGAATATGCCGAGGGCTCATGCCTCATCGAAGTGGGTTCCACCAGGGTCATATGCACGGCGTCGATCGAGAATACGGTCCCGCCGTTCCTGAAGAATACCGGGACCGGCTGGGTCACGGCCGAATACGGCATGCTGCCGCGTTCGTGCAAGACGCGCGTCCAGAGAGAGGCCGCCAAGGGACGGCTTGGGGGCAGGACCCAGGAGATACAGCGCCTGATAGGCAGGGCCATGAGGGCAGTCGTCGACATGACCAAGCTGGGCGAAAGGACTATCATGCTCGACTGCGATGTAATGCAGGCTGACGGCGGCACGAGGTGCGCGAGCATCACGGGGAGCTTTATATCTCTCGCCCTTGCCCTGGAGAAGATGAAGAAGGACAGGATAGTCGAGAAGGTGCCGATCGCCGATTACGTGGCGGCCATAAGCGTCGGCATGATAAAGGGCGAACCGGTCCTGGACCTCGATTATTCGGAGGATTCGAGGGCGGAAGTGGACATGAACGTAGTGATGACCGGCGCCGGGAAATTCATCGAGGTCCAGGGGACGGCAGAGAGGGAGCCGTTCAGCAAGAGTGAGATGGACCACCTCCTGGGGCTTGCCAAAAAAGGCACGGAGGAACTGATCGCTCACCAGAAGAAGGTCATTAAAGGTATAATGCGGTGA